In Bombus huntii isolate Logan2020A chromosome 9, iyBomHunt1.1, whole genome shotgun sequence, a single window of DNA contains:
- the LOC126869306 gene encoding dysbindin protein homolog isoform X1, which translates to MQGERGYLDTYVDPTSLTTPPSPASPPTNLVSLRVAHNFLSSNLLWTAPTCSSTLRNKFQTVQEGISASIRGLTVVENPKQKKTGNIRNVNYNAGADILHRFQLQWNELHELAEENSGKAQEADKLIGTIYEKLEQEWKNITCLNSTLAYIPKINNAIQDLMDQIGTLQEMFEEVEGAIYQLENLNEMLDLQSRQLDHRFQLALYKEKKLAELNVIKAKLADEHIERVSKYELKQQKMMKERRETFDEAFKEELREYKATGSISKLPVTQQGPSLDEIVLDVDSTIFNEFLKN; encoded by the exons CCCTCTCCAGCATCTCCTCCCACAAATCTGGTTTCACTGCGAGTTGCGCACAACTTTCTAAGCTCGAACCTTCTCTG GACTGCTCCAACTTGTTCAAG CACTTTGCGTAACAAGTTTCAAACAGTTCAAGAGGGTATATCTGCTAG TATTAGAGGATTAACTGTTGTTGAAAAtccaaaacaaaaaaagactGGAAACATCAGAAATGTTAATTACAATGCAGGAGCTGATATCTTACATAGATTTCAATTGCAATGGAATGAACTACATGAGCTAGCAGAAGAAAATTCGGGTAAAGCTCAAGAAGCTGATAAACTCATTGGAACTATTTATGAAAAACTCGAACAAGAATGGAAAAACATTACGTGTCTAAATAGTACTTTAGCTTACATTCCAAAAATCAACAATGCAATACAGGATCTTATGGATCAAATAG GAACATTACAAGAAATGTTTGAGGAGGTAGAAGGTGCTATATAtcaattagaaaatttaaatgaaatgttAGATTTGCAAAGTAGACAATTGGATCATAGATTTCAATTAGCCTTATATAAGGAGAAAAAACTTGCAGaattaaatgttattaaag CAAAATTGGCTGATGAACATATTGAGAGAGTATCAAAATATGAACTTAAACAGCAGAAAATGATGAAAGAAAGACGAGAAACATTTGATGAAGCTTTTAAAGAAGAGCTTAGGGAATACAAAGCAACAGGATCCATATCAA aattgcCAGTGACACAACAAGGGCCTTCATTGGATGAGATAGTTTTGGATGTAGATTCaacaatatttaatgaatttttaaaaaactaa
- the LOC126869306 gene encoding dysbindin protein homolog isoform X5 — MYNQWDIFNYTNGLKSIRGLTVVENPKQKKTGNIRNVNYNAGADILHRFQLQWNELHELAEENSGKAQEADKLIGTIYEKLEQEWKNITCLNSTLAYIPKINNAIQDLMDQIGTLQEMFEEVEGAIYQLENLNEMLDLQSRQLDHRFQLALYKEKKLAELNVIKAKLADEHIERVSKYELKQQKMMKERRETFDEAFKEELREYKATGSISKLPVTQQGPSLDEIVLDVDSTIFNEFLKN, encoded by the exons TATTAGAGGATTAACTGTTGTTGAAAAtccaaaacaaaaaaagactGGAAACATCAGAAATGTTAATTACAATGCAGGAGCTGATATCTTACATAGATTTCAATTGCAATGGAATGAACTACATGAGCTAGCAGAAGAAAATTCGGGTAAAGCTCAAGAAGCTGATAAACTCATTGGAACTATTTATGAAAAACTCGAACAAGAATGGAAAAACATTACGTGTCTAAATAGTACTTTAGCTTACATTCCAAAAATCAACAATGCAATACAGGATCTTATGGATCAAATAG GAACATTACAAGAAATGTTTGAGGAGGTAGAAGGTGCTATATAtcaattagaaaatttaaatgaaatgttAGATTTGCAAAGTAGACAATTGGATCATAGATTTCAATTAGCCTTATATAAGGAGAAAAAACTTGCAGaattaaatgttattaaag CAAAATTGGCTGATGAACATATTGAGAGAGTATCAAAATATGAACTTAAACAGCAGAAAATGATGAAAGAAAGACGAGAAACATTTGATGAAGCTTTTAAAGAAGAGCTTAGGGAATACAAAGCAACAGGATCCATATCAA aattgcCAGTGACACAACAAGGGCCTTCATTGGATGAGATAGTTTTGGATGTAGATTCaacaatatttaatgaatttttaaaaaactaa
- the LOC126869306 gene encoding dysbindin protein homolog isoform X3 — protein sequence MYNQWDIFNYTNGLKSTLRNKFQTVQEGISASIRGLTVVENPKQKKTGNIRNVNYNAGADILHRFQLQWNELHELAEENSGKAQEADKLIGTIYEKLEQEWKNITCLNSTLAYIPKINNAIQDLMDQIGTLQEMFEEVEGAIYQLENLNEMLDLQSRQLDHRFQLALYKEKKLAELNVIKAKLADEHIERVSKYELKQQKMMKERRETFDEAFKEELREYKATGSISKLPVTQQGPSLDEIVLDVDSTIFNEFLKN from the exons CACTTTGCGTAACAAGTTTCAAACAGTTCAAGAGGGTATATCTGCTAG TATTAGAGGATTAACTGTTGTTGAAAAtccaaaacaaaaaaagactGGAAACATCAGAAATGTTAATTACAATGCAGGAGCTGATATCTTACATAGATTTCAATTGCAATGGAATGAACTACATGAGCTAGCAGAAGAAAATTCGGGTAAAGCTCAAGAAGCTGATAAACTCATTGGAACTATTTATGAAAAACTCGAACAAGAATGGAAAAACATTACGTGTCTAAATAGTACTTTAGCTTACATTCCAAAAATCAACAATGCAATACAGGATCTTATGGATCAAATAG GAACATTACAAGAAATGTTTGAGGAGGTAGAAGGTGCTATATAtcaattagaaaatttaaatgaaatgttAGATTTGCAAAGTAGACAATTGGATCATAGATTTCAATTAGCCTTATATAAGGAGAAAAAACTTGCAGaattaaatgttattaaag CAAAATTGGCTGATGAACATATTGAGAGAGTATCAAAATATGAACTTAAACAGCAGAAAATGATGAAAGAAAGACGAGAAACATTTGATGAAGCTTTTAAAGAAGAGCTTAGGGAATACAAAGCAACAGGATCCATATCAA aattgcCAGTGACACAACAAGGGCCTTCATTGGATGAGATAGTTTTGGATGTAGATTCaacaatatttaatgaatttttaaaaaactaa
- the LOC126869306 gene encoding dysbindin protein homolog isoform X4: MFSTLRNKFQTVQEGISASIRGLTVVENPKQKKTGNIRNVNYNAGADILHRFQLQWNELHELAEENSGKAQEADKLIGTIYEKLEQEWKNITCLNSTLAYIPKINNAIQDLMDQIGTLQEMFEEVEGAIYQLENLNEMLDLQSRQLDHRFQLALYKEKKLAELNVIKAKLADEHIERVSKYELKQQKMMKERRETFDEAFKEELREYKATGSISKLPVTQQGPSLDEIVLDVDSTIFNEFLKN; the protein is encoded by the exons atGTTTAGCACTTTGCGTAACAAGTTTCAAACAGTTCAAGAGGGTATATCTGCTAG TATTAGAGGATTAACTGTTGTTGAAAAtccaaaacaaaaaaagactGGAAACATCAGAAATGTTAATTACAATGCAGGAGCTGATATCTTACATAGATTTCAATTGCAATGGAATGAACTACATGAGCTAGCAGAAGAAAATTCGGGTAAAGCTCAAGAAGCTGATAAACTCATTGGAACTATTTATGAAAAACTCGAACAAGAATGGAAAAACATTACGTGTCTAAATAGTACTTTAGCTTACATTCCAAAAATCAACAATGCAATACAGGATCTTATGGATCAAATAG GAACATTACAAGAAATGTTTGAGGAGGTAGAAGGTGCTATATAtcaattagaaaatttaaatgaaatgttAGATTTGCAAAGTAGACAATTGGATCATAGATTTCAATTAGCCTTATATAAGGAGAAAAAACTTGCAGaattaaatgttattaaag CAAAATTGGCTGATGAACATATTGAGAGAGTATCAAAATATGAACTTAAACAGCAGAAAATGATGAAAGAAAGACGAGAAACATTTGATGAAGCTTTTAAAGAAGAGCTTAGGGAATACAAAGCAACAGGATCCATATCAA aattgcCAGTGACACAACAAGGGCCTTCATTGGATGAGATAGTTTTGGATGTAGATTCaacaatatttaatgaatttttaaaaaactaa
- the LOC126869306 gene encoding dysbindin protein homolog isoform X2: MQGERGYLDTYVDPTSLTTPPSPASPPTNLVSLRVAHNFLSSNLLWTAPTCSSTLRNKFQTVQEGISASIRGLTVVENPKQKKTGNIRNVNYNAGADILHRFQLQWNELHELAEENSGKAQEADKLIGTIYEKLEQEWKNITCLNSTLAYIPKINNAIQDLMDQIGTLQEMFEEVEGAIYQLENLNEMLDLQSRQLDHRFQLALYKEKKLAELNVIKAKLADEHIERVSKYELKQQKMMKERRETFDEAFKEELREYKATGSISSLYILKTVDTDKNINKKCCQNMRKGVIS; the protein is encoded by the exons CCCTCTCCAGCATCTCCTCCCACAAATCTGGTTTCACTGCGAGTTGCGCACAACTTTCTAAGCTCGAACCTTCTCTG GACTGCTCCAACTTGTTCAAG CACTTTGCGTAACAAGTTTCAAACAGTTCAAGAGGGTATATCTGCTAG TATTAGAGGATTAACTGTTGTTGAAAAtccaaaacaaaaaaagactGGAAACATCAGAAATGTTAATTACAATGCAGGAGCTGATATCTTACATAGATTTCAATTGCAATGGAATGAACTACATGAGCTAGCAGAAGAAAATTCGGGTAAAGCTCAAGAAGCTGATAAACTCATTGGAACTATTTATGAAAAACTCGAACAAGAATGGAAAAACATTACGTGTCTAAATAGTACTTTAGCTTACATTCCAAAAATCAACAATGCAATACAGGATCTTATGGATCAAATAG GAACATTACAAGAAATGTTTGAGGAGGTAGAAGGTGCTATATAtcaattagaaaatttaaatgaaatgttAGATTTGCAAAGTAGACAATTGGATCATAGATTTCAATTAGCCTTATATAAGGAGAAAAAACTTGCAGaattaaatgttattaaag CAAAATTGGCTGATGAACATATTGAGAGAGTATCAAAATATGAACTTAAACAGCAGAAAATGATGAAAGAAAGACGAGAAACATTTGATGAAGCTTTTAAAGAAGAGCTTAGGGAATACAAAGCAACAGGATCCATATCAA gtttatatattttaaaaactgTTGATACAGacaaaaatatcaataaaaaatgttgCCAAAATATGCGAAAAGGAGTTATATCTTAG